The segment AGCTATTGCTTAAAAGAAAACGTTTCCATTAAAACCATTCATCTCTATGTACACGGATATTAATGCTTCTAAGATCCCTATTGCTTTGGTTTCTTTACACCGTATTTACTCCTCGAAGTAGATCTATTAGCCACCccaaccaaatcaaaagcACCACGAACCAAATGATATTTGACACCAGGAACATCTTGAACTCTACCACCTCTAACTAAAACAACATGATGTTCTTGTAAATTGTGTCCTTCACCAGGAATTAATGCACTAATAACTTTACCATTAGTCAAACGAACTCTACAACATTTTCTCAATGCAGAGTTAGGCTTCTTGGGTTTGAGAATCATTATACGTAATATTACTCCCTTTTTGAATGGATTGCCTTGTAAATCGGGTGATTTTGTAATGTTGCgttttggtggtttgtagtgtttgaaatgttgaatttgattgattgatgaatatCGTAACTGTTGGAATGGGAATGCAATGGAGGAATTAGGGGTTGTATTGATGAGCGATGTTGGGCGTATACGTTGAATTGATCGGAGATATGATGATACAGATGTGGTGGATGTTGGTATATGCTGTGGTCTGGTTATTGGTCTTATTAGTGAGCATAGGTTTGCTCCTAGACTAGAACGAAACATCCTGTTGATCAATATGAGACCTTTCTAGACTTTAATATAGATAAGTCTTTGGATCTTTTGATATATCTTTAAAGCGTttagttgaaaatttttcaaccaGTGAGAAAGCGCatgaagaacaaaaatgaaattcaGAACATTTTG is part of the Candida orthopsilosis Co 90-125, chromosome 2 draft sequence genome and harbors:
- a CDS encoding Mrps12 protein (S. cerevisiae homolog MRPS12 is structural constituent of mitochondrial small ribosomal subunit); the encoded protein is MFRSSLGANLCSLIRPITRPQHIPTSTTSVSSYLRSIQRIRPTSLINTTPNSSIAFPFQQLRYSSINQIQHFKHYKPPKRNITKSPDLQGNPFKKGVILRIMILKPKKPNSALRKCCRVRLTNGKVISALIPGEGHNLQEHHVVLVRGGRVQDVPGVKYHLVRGAFDLVGVANRSTSRSKYGVKKPKQ